One Myotis daubentonii chromosome 12, mMyoDau2.1, whole genome shotgun sequence genomic region harbors:
- the CD8A gene encoding T-cell surface glycoprotein CD8 alpha chain has protein sequence MTSPGAGWLLPLGLLLHAAGALGASEFRMTPRETTTALGQRVELHCEVLLSVPGSGCSWLFLEPGAARSPTFLMFISKVRGKPVKLPDNSRFSGAKVGDDRYSLILNSFRKEDEGYYFCSVLSNSITYFSPFVPVFLPAKPTTTPAPRPPTRPPPTNASLLVSPRPEACRPAADPAGDTRELHFACVIYIWAPLAGTCAVLLLSLIVTVICSYRNRRRVCKCPRPLVRPAGKPSPSERYV, from the exons ATgacctcgccaggggccgggtgGCTCCTGCCACTGGGCCTGCTGCTCC ACGCCGCCGGGGCCCTGGGGGCCAGCGAGTTCCGGATGACGCCGCGGGAGACGACGACGGCCCTGGGCCAGCGGGTGGAGCTGCACTGCGAGGTGCTGCTGTCCGTGCCGGGCTCGGGCTGCTCCTGGCTGTTCCTGGAGCCCGGCGCCGCCCGCAGCCCCACCTTCCTCATGTTCATCTCCAAGGTCCGCGGCAAGCCCGTCAAGTTGCCGGACAACAGCCGGTTCTCGGGCGCGAAGGTCGGGGACGACCGCTACAGCCTCATCCTGAACAGCTTCCGCAAGGAGGACGAAGGCTACTATTTCTGCTCGGTCCTGAGCAACTCGATCACGTACTTCAGCCCCTTCGTGCCCGTCTTCCTGCCAG CCAAGCCCACCACCACGCCCGCGCCGCGACCCCCCACGCGGCCGCCGCCCACCAACGCGTCGCTACTGGTGTCCCCGCGCCCGGAGGCCTGCCGGCCGGCAGCGGACCCCGCAG GGGACACCAGGGAGCTGCACTTCGCCTGCGTCATCTACATCTGGGCACCGCTGGCGGGGACCTGCGCGGTCCTCCTTCTGTCGCTGATCGTCACTGTCATCTGCAGCTACA GGAACCGACGGCGCGTTTGCAAATGTCCCAG GCCCCTGGTCAGGCCCGCAGGCAAGCCCAGCCCTTCAGAGAGATACGTCTAA